The DNA sequence TATAACCGATATCTCCTGAGAAAAGTACTCTGTCTTTAATTTTTATTCTGTAATAATCTGCTGTAATCGTAAGGTTTTTAAAAGGTTTTACGGCAAATCCTCCAGTAATATTAAAGGCTTTTTCAGCATTTAATTTTGGTACACCAAGATCCGATCTTACAATTTGAGAATCATTGTTAAAAGTTCCCTGATTAGCTACAGTATTCCCTGTAATTTTGGTTTGAACATTGGAATAATAAATCTGGTGTAATGAAGGTGCTCTAAATCCTGTAGAAACAGACCCACGGAAAACCAATTTATCATCCAGGAACTTATATCTTGCATTTCCTTTCCAGGAAACATTATTTCCAAAATCACTGAAATTTTCATATCTCACAGTTCCTCCCAATAACAGGTTTTTCGTAACATCCCATTCAGCATTCATATAAGCTCCAATATTCTGACGATTTTTATTGACTTCATTTTGAGGCTGCAGTCCCGGAAATGATTCTGCACCACTTCCTATATAAGATGCTTCTTCTCCTGCTCTTGCCTGATAATTTTCATTGCGCACTTCAGCTCCGGCTCCTAAAACAAGTGCACCAAAGTCCCGGCTGACATCTATGTTTCCTATAATATTACTGAACTGATGGCCGCCTGCTTTAAAACGGGTTGGAGAATTGGCACCCAAAGATGTATTAATCGTGTTTGCGACAGCATAGTCTACTGCATTAGAGCCAAAGGTTGCACTCCCATCAAAACTCCATTTTCCAAACATGCCTTTCCATCCGGAGGTTAAATTATAATCATAAACATCTGTTTTAAATTCCGGTTGAAATCCGTTATAGGGTTGTCCTTTTGGAGTTAATAAACCAAAATCTGAAGTTACCCAATAGGGTGTTCTGTACAAAGCAAAACTGGTCCCACTTCTGTAAGTTGTACCCCCAAAAGCATAAAATTTACCTGTTTCACTTGTTGGCAATTCAAAATTTACAAACATATTAGCAACTTTTGTCTCCGGCTGCCCAATGATCATTCCTAAACCAGGATTAGCCTGCGTCCAGGCATTATCCACACCAAAAAGTTCATCTTTTGTAACAGAACCTGCACGGTTAGTTTTATTTTGGGATGAAAATCCTAGTGTAAGATTCAGGCTTCCGTTTTTTGCAACTTTGATTCCTGTATTAAAATCTGCTCCTATATTAAAGCCATCTCCTTTTGAAGTAATACCTGAAAAAAGATTGGCCGTGCTTTTTCCAACGCTGTTCTTAAGAATAATATTGATTACTCCCGCAATAGCATCAGAGCCATATTGTGCAGATGCACCATCTCTCAATACCTCTACATTCTGTAAGGCGGCAGATGGAATACTTTTCAGATCCGTACCTACCTCACCTTTTCCCGGTGTATCATTGACATAAATAAGAGCACTTTGATTTTTTCTTTTATTATTGACTAACACTAATGTTCTGGATGGCCCTAATCCTCTTAAATCTGCCGGATCAAAATGAGCCGTTGCATCAGAGACTGTTTGCTGTGATGAATTAAAAGATGGAACAGCATAGGTTAAAGCTTTATCAAAAGTAGTTTGCCCTGTAGATTTTAATTGTACAGCAGAAATATTATCAATAGGAATTGCTGAAGTAATGATGGTTCTGGGCTTAGTTCTACCCGTTGTAACCACAACTTCATCTATTTTATTTTGTTTTATGCTGTCCTGGGCATATCCCATTGCACCAGCTCCGCTTAATACTAATGCACAGATTTTTTTATTAAACAGTTCCTTTTTCATATAATTGATAATTATTCAATAAATCTAATAAAAATATTAATATTAAACATAAAAATAAATCATATGATATGAATAACACTTCATAAACACACAAATAGTATTTATTTATAAAACAACATTAAACTTATAAACATCAAGTAATTTATTAACAATCTGAAGAGAAACGTAGTAATAATTTCCTAATTACGTCTGAAAAAGTGATTAAATTACACCTGAAAATAAATATGATTTCAATCTTTTTGATATGTAGTTTTCAAGCGAGTTGAGATTGCTTCGCCTATGGCTCGCAATGACGAAATGACTAAGAATAAAAAATGGCCGTTGAAACGGCCATATCCAAATTATTTATTTACCTCTACGTATTGTATGATGGTCTGATTTTTTGGGTTGTAGATAATTGTACTACTGTTGGGAAACCTTTTCAATTTATAGTATTGAATGTTTTTATCTGATTTTATATCTTCCAGAATACTTGTATCAAAGGTATTATCAGGAAGAAATTTTGATAAAAAACTGATTTTATCAATGATGTTTTGCCCATCAATCTTGCGGGCTTTCTTTTCTGATTTACTTTCATCAGAAGTAGGCTGGCCTTCTAAAAATGGGAGCAATACGGCAATGTCTGCTTTGTATTTAAAAATGTAACCTTCAGATCTTCCCGGGATTTTAATCTTTTTTCCTTTTTCTTCAGAAACGATAGTGGCACTCGTACCAGGAAAAACTTCATTGAATTTTACATCCTCGGAATTGGTTATTGTATTGATAGATTCATTGACTGTTTTCTTCACTGTTTCTTCTACAGCCTGCTGTGCCTTCTGCTGCACAGTTTCTGTTGTTTTTTGAACAGTCTGGTCAATTTTTTCCTCAATCTTATTGCATGATACTAATAAAAAAGTGGTAACAACAGGCAAAATATACTTCTTCATAATTCTAATAATAGCGATTTTTGTTTATTAATATCCTTCCTTCTAACGGAAAACAGGTCAGGATATTTTAGCAAAGAAAAAAATATTTTTTTACTATCAAAAATCCTGCTGACAAACTGTTGTCATAACCCTGTCTTACCTTTGTATCAACAACAAACAAAAACAAAACATTATGACAACTACAGCAACAGCCACTAAACAATTCATGACTTCTGAACAGCTATTAAATGACTGGCAGGGACACAGAAATCTGACGAGAAGAGTTATTGAAGCTTTCCCTGAAAAAGATTTATTTGAATTTTCAATTGGCGGAATGAGACCGTTTGCAAAACTGGCAGTAGAGCTGATTGGCATTGGCGGACCTGCTTTAAAGGGAATTGTTGAAGGAACTATGGAAGCTTACAATGAAGAAGCTTTTAATCCAAAAACAAAAGAAGAACTTTTAAAAAAGTGGGATGAACAAACAGAAGTAATCAACCATTATTTCAATATGATTTCTGAGGAGCGCTTCCAGGAAACTTTCAATTTATTCGGAGAATATGAATTCCCGGTATATCAGAACATCCTTTATTTTGTAGATAACGAGGTTCACCACCGTGGGCAGGGATATGTTTATCTGAGAGCTTTAGGAATAGAACCACCTTTCTTCTGGGAAAGATTTTAATTTTAATAAAAAAGTGAAGAGGTAAAATTGCAAAAAGGCGGAAATCATGAAAAATACATCTGCAATGTCATTTATTATAGT is a window from the Chryseobacterium indologenes genome containing:
- a CDS encoding TonB-dependent receptor plug domain-containing protein is translated as MKKELFNKKICALVLSGAGAMGYAQDSIKQNKIDEVVVTTGRTKPRTIITSAIPIDNISAVQLKSTGQTTFDKALTYAVPSFNSSQQTVSDATAHFDPADLRGLGPSRTLVLVNNKRKNQSALIYVNDTPGKGEVGTDLKSIPSAALQNVEVLRDGASAQYGSDAIAGVINIILKNSVGKSTANLFSGITSKGDGFNIGADFNTGIKVAKNGSLNLTLGFSSQNKTNRAGSVTKDELFGVDNAWTQANPGLGMIIGQPETKVANMFVNFELPTSETGKFYAFGGTTYRSGTSFALYRTPYWVTSDFGLLTPKGQPYNGFQPEFKTDVYDYNLTSGWKGMFGKWSFDGSATFGSNAVDYAVANTINTSLGANSPTRFKAGGHQFSNIIGNIDVSRDFGALVLGAGAEVRNENYQARAGEEASYIGSGAESFPGLQPQNEVNKNRQNIGAYMNAEWDVTKNLLLGGTVRYENFSDFGNNVSWKGNARYKFLDDKLVFRGSVSTGFRAPSLHQIYYSNVQTKITGNTVANQGTFNNDSQIVRSDLGVPKLNAEKAFNITGGFAVKPFKNLTITADYYRIKIKDRVLFSGDIGYKTGAPGSPDLTNPVEVILDNNKITSLKFFTNAVNTVTQGVDFVANYYTSAIGKGRLGVIAAFNYNETKIVDNIAVPNILAENGYSENFFDRKEQSRITSARPKTKTILSLSYDITRFNFNLNNTYFGSVTWQHATDPAKDQTFSGKVITDIVLTYKITKDLKVSGVVNNLLNIYPDAIDSKGDVVTDLGGRFKYPWEVNQFGFNGTTFQLNVNYTF
- a CDS encoding DinB family protein, giving the protein MTTTATATKQFMTSEQLLNDWQGHRNLTRRVIEAFPEKDLFEFSIGGMRPFAKLAVELIGIGGPALKGIVEGTMEAYNEEAFNPKTKEELLKKWDEQTEVINHYFNMISEERFQETFNLFGEYEFPVYQNILYFVDNEVHHRGQGYVYLRALGIEPPFFWERF